One segment of Vibrio orientalis CIP 102891 = ATCC 33934 DNA contains the following:
- the nirB gene encoding nitrite reductase large subunit NirB: MSKLKLVVIGNGMVGHRYIEDLVEKTDASQYEITVFCEEPRVAYDRVHLSSYFSHHTADELSLVKEGFYEKHGINMLIGERAINVNRDKHIVYSSSGREIKYDKLIMATGSFPFVPPIQGRESKDCFVYRTIEDLKAIEACAKKSKVGVVIGGGLLGLEAAGALKALGVETHVIEFAPKLMAEQLDQAGGNQLRQKIESMGVRVHTSKNTLEIAPEGKDARNVMRFADGTELETDFIVFSAGIRPQDKLARDMKLDVAPRGGIAINDFCQTSDENIYAIGECASWNETFYGLVAPGYKMATVAVDHIVGNDSKFEGADMSAKLKLLGVKVGSIGDANGRTLGCKSYVYQNEEQEVYKRLIVSEDNKKLLGAVMVGDTSDYGDLLQLMLNEIDLPEHPDALILPAHAGGEKPTLGADSLPESAVICSCFDVTKGKIAEAVAQGHHTIGDIKAVTGAGTGCGGCIPLVTSVLNAELAKAGVEVKNDVCEHFAYSRQELFHLVRIGEIKSFEELLEKHGTGYGCEVCKPLAGSILASCWGDHILKPSLVKLHDTNDNFLGNMQKDGTYSVIPRMAGGEVTPQALSVLADVAAEYNLYTKITGAQRIGLFGAQKDDLPAIWKKLIAAGYETGQAYAKALRMAKTCVGSTWCRYGVQDSVGLGVMIENRYKGIRTPHKMKFGVSGCTRECAEAQGKDLGIIATDAGWNMYVCGNGGMKPRHADLLAGDLDQETLLKYIDRFMMFYIRTAAPLQRTSVWFENLEGGIDYLREVIIEDKLGINDQLESDVAKLVEEYRCEWTDTVNDETQLKRFAHFVNSDERDDNVMFVTDGREQHRPATFTEKHPEAKGDILHVEVV, from the coding sequence ATGAGCAAGTTGAAGCTGGTTGTTATCGGTAACGGTATGGTAGGTCACCGTTACATTGAAGACCTAGTTGAGAAGACGGACGCTTCTCAATATGAGATCACTGTTTTCTGTGAAGAACCTCGTGTCGCTTATGACCGAGTCCACCTTTCCTCTTACTTTTCTCATCACACTGCTGATGAACTTTCTTTAGTTAAAGAAGGCTTCTACGAGAAACACGGCATCAACATGTTGATCGGCGAACGTGCAATTAACGTTAACCGTGACAAACACATCGTTTACTCAAGCTCTGGTCGCGAAATCAAATATGACAAATTGATCATGGCGACAGGTTCTTTCCCATTCGTTCCACCAATCCAAGGCCGTGAAAGCAAAGACTGTTTCGTCTACCGCACTATCGAAGATCTAAAAGCAATTGAAGCGTGCGCGAAGAAGAGCAAAGTGGGTGTGGTAATTGGTGGTGGTCTACTTGGCCTTGAAGCGGCTGGTGCACTGAAAGCTCTCGGTGTAGAAACGCACGTGATTGAATTTGCACCAAAGCTCATGGCTGAGCAGTTAGACCAAGCTGGCGGTAATCAACTGCGCCAAAAAATCGAGAGCATGGGCGTAAGAGTTCATACTAGCAAAAACACGCTAGAAATTGCTCCTGAGGGTAAAGATGCACGTAACGTTATGCGCTTTGCTGACGGTACAGAACTAGAAACTGACTTTATCGTTTTCTCTGCGGGCATTCGACCTCAAGACAAGCTTGCGCGTGACATGAAATTGGACGTAGCACCGCGTGGTGGTATCGCAATCAACGATTTCTGTCAGACTTCAGATGAGAACATCTACGCAATCGGTGAGTGTGCATCGTGGAATGAAACGTTTTACGGCCTAGTGGCACCAGGTTACAAAATGGCGACAGTGGCTGTAGACCACATCGTTGGTAACGACAGCAAGTTTGAAGGCGCTGATATGTCTGCGAAGTTGAAGCTTCTAGGCGTGAAAGTGGGTTCAATCGGTGATGCTAACGGCCGCACTCTGGGTTGTAAGAGCTACGTTTACCAAAACGAAGAGCAAGAAGTTTACAAACGCCTAATCGTTTCTGAAGACAACAAGAAGCTTCTTGGCGCGGTAATGGTGGGTGACACTTCTGACTATGGTGATCTTCTACAGCTTATGCTGAATGAAATTGACCTACCAGAACACCCTGATGCGCTTATCTTACCTGCGCACGCTGGTGGCGAAAAACCAACACTTGGCGCTGACTCGCTACCTGAGTCTGCGGTTATCTGTTCATGTTTCGATGTGACTAAAGGCAAAATCGCAGAAGCGGTTGCACAAGGTCATCACACAATTGGTGATATCAAAGCAGTGACAGGTGCGGGCACAGGTTGTGGTGGTTGTATTCCTCTTGTGACTTCAGTTCTTAACGCTGAGCTTGCAAAAGCAGGCGTTGAAGTGAAGAACGACGTATGTGAGCACTTTGCTTACTCTCGTCAAGAGCTATTCCACCTCGTACGTATCGGTGAAATCAAATCGTTCGAAGAGCTACTAGAGAAACACGGCACTGGCTACGGTTGTGAAGTATGTAAGCCTCTAGCAGGTTCTATTCTTGCTTCATGCTGGGGTGACCACATCCTTAAACCATCACTAGTTAAACTGCACGATACCAACGATAACTTCCTAGGTAACATGCAAAAAGATGGTACTTACTCAGTTATCCCTCGTATGGCAGGTGGTGAAGTAACGCCTCAGGCACTATCTGTTCTTGCTGACGTTGCGGCTGAATACAACCTTTACACTAAGATCACTGGTGCGCAGCGTATCGGTCTATTTGGTGCGCAAAAAGACGATCTTCCAGCAATTTGGAAGAAGCTAATTGCGGCAGGTTATGAAACGGGCCAAGCGTACGCAAAAGCGCTACGTATGGCTAAGACTTGTGTAGGTTCGACTTGGTGTCGCTACGGCGTTCAAGATTCTGTTGGCTTAGGCGTCATGATTGAGAACCGCTACAAGGGTATTCGTACTCCTCATAAGATGAAGTTTGGTGTGTCTGGTTGTACTCGTGAATGTGCTGAAGCGCAGGGTAAAGATCTGGGTATTATCGCCACAGACGCTGGTTGGAACATGTACGTGTGTGGTAACGGTGGTATGAAGCCACGTCACGCTGACCTACTTGCAGGTGACCTAGACCAAGAGACACTACTGAAATACATCGACCGTTTCATGATGTTCTACATCCGTACAGCAGCGCCACTACAACGTACTTCTGTATGGTTTGAAAACCTTGAAGGTGGCATCGACTACCTACGCGAAGTGATTATTGAAGACAAGCTTGGCATCAATGATCAGCTAGAATCAGACGTTGCGAAGCTAGTCGAAGAGTACCGCTGTGAGTGGACTGATACGGTTAACGACGAAACTCAGCTTAAGCGTTTTGCCCACTTCGTTAACTCTGACGAGCGTGATGATAATGTCATGTTTGTTACTGATGGACGTGAGCAGCATCGCCCAGCGACATTTACTGAAAAACATCCTGAAGCGAAAGGCGACATCCTTCACGTAGAAGTCGTGTAA
- a CDS encoding VOC family protein, producing MKMNHVGIMVGDMDKAVEFYTKALGLRIVMNNTKVIEERETAIGRMCIAVFGEGFKGFNIAHLVTADGIGVELFEMKERQERHDVDFSRLGIFHFCLQVSKEQFETAIKRVEEYGGKVRMDIMRYHPEDELKQAQMVYLEDPFGNLFEFYSHSYEETYASDYE from the coding sequence ATGAAAATGAATCACGTAGGCATTATGGTTGGCGATATGGACAAAGCCGTTGAGTTTTACACTAAAGCGCTTGGCCTTCGCATCGTAATGAACAACACCAAAGTGATAGAAGAGCGTGAAACGGCGATTGGCCGCATGTGTATCGCCGTATTTGGTGAAGGCTTCAAAGGCTTTAATATCGCTCACCTTGTTACTGCAGATGGTATCGGTGTTGAACTGTTCGAGATGAAAGAGCGCCAAGAACGCCATGACGTCGACTTTTCTCGCTTAGGTATCTTCCACTTCTGTCTGCAGGTATCAAAAGAGCAATTTGAAACCGCAATCAAACGTGTTGAAGAGTATGGCGGTAAGGTTCGTATGGACATCATGCGTTACCACCCTGAAGATGAACTAAAGCAAGCACAAATGGTTTACCTAGAAGACCCATTTGGCAACTTATTTGAATTCTATTCACACTCTTACGAAGAAACATACGCTTCTGATTACGAATAA
- a CDS encoding GGDEF domain-containing protein produces the protein MELDIFNPTRQLRRTVLFWLSIALAFLAVLIAYLNTFYGGYYLLAAIQLVSCLFSLYVAYTSYKGDTSLWVANSFVYILIGVVTLATYVHPIEHGSFIWSLLFPVLFYLILGRRYGVIASGVGFTIIVMLVMHKTYYNGGLNFAELSVNFSLAYLCIWLSSHILEVKRKTSVTSLGQLASRDALTGVYNRHALIHNFERYRNESAKVPLSLLILDLDYFKNVNDKYGHDAGDRVLVQTAALIDSFCDEHLVYRIGGEEFCIALHNTEVKSAMYKAEQIRTGIEHYTFNDKENPIRLTASIGIYQCDHYKCLEDVLREADKELYKAKSNGRNQVMVCNQTECSTCG, from the coding sequence ATGGAGCTAGACATATTCAACCCTACTCGGCAATTGCGTAGAACTGTTTTGTTTTGGCTGAGTATTGCTTTAGCATTTTTGGCAGTGCTCATCGCTTATCTAAACACCTTCTATGGCGGGTATTATTTACTCGCGGCAATACAACTTGTTTCTTGCCTATTCTCTCTATATGTTGCATATACCAGTTACAAAGGTGACACTTCACTTTGGGTCGCCAATAGTTTTGTCTATATCTTAATCGGGGTCGTTACTCTTGCAACTTATGTTCACCCTATAGAACATGGCAGTTTCATCTGGAGCCTGTTATTCCCTGTATTGTTTTACCTAATACTAGGACGAAGATATGGCGTTATCGCTTCAGGTGTTGGCTTCACTATCATAGTCATGCTCGTAATGCACAAGACCTACTACAACGGCGGCTTAAACTTCGCAGAGTTATCGGTCAATTTCTCTTTGGCCTACCTCTGTATTTGGCTTTCTTCCCATATTCTAGAAGTAAAAAGAAAAACATCTGTGACCTCATTAGGACAACTCGCCTCTCGCGATGCTCTGACTGGGGTCTACAACAGACACGCACTGATCCATAACTTTGAGCGTTACCGAAATGAAAGTGCCAAAGTCCCACTCTCTCTGCTGATTCTGGACTTAGATTATTTCAAAAATGTCAATGACAAGTATGGTCACGATGCTGGCGATAGAGTACTGGTACAGACAGCTGCGCTGATCGATAGCTTTTGTGATGAACATTTAGTCTATCGAATTGGTGGTGAAGAGTTTTGTATTGCTTTACATAATACGGAAGTAAAGTCTGCTATGTACAAGGCTGAGCAAATTCGAACTGGCATTGAACACTATACGTTTAATGATAAAGAAAATCCGATCAGACTAACTGCAAGTATCGGCATCTATCAATGCGATCACTATAAGTGTTTAGAAGATGTATTGCGTGAAGCAGATAAAGAACTGTACAAAGCGAAGAGTAACGGTCGAAACCAAGTGATGGTGTGTAATCAAACCGAATGCTCAACTTGCGGATAG